ttgtggtattccattcattcgggtgctgtgaatatgtatcaggacttgaggcagcactaccagtgaaggagaatgaagaaatatatagtggggtttgtagcttggtgcttgaattatcaacaggtgaagtacgagcatcaaaggccgGGTGGTTTACTTCAGAggcttgagattcctgagttaaaatgggagcgtatcaccatagactttgtagttgggctcccacggactttaaagaagtttgatgctatttgggtgattgtggaccggTTGACTAAGTTCGGACATTTTATTCCAGTTGGTACTACCCATTCTTCGGAGCGAttggttgagatctatatccgctagattgttcgccttcacggtGTGCCAGTGTCCATTATTTCAGATTGTGGCACACAGTTCACATAACAGTTTTGGAGAGCAGTGCAGCGAGCGTTAGGCACacgagttgagttgagtacaacattcctctctcaaacggacggacagtccgagcataccATTCAGATATCAGAGGATATGCTACATGCTTGTGTCATGGATTTTGGGGATTCTTGGGATAAGTTTCTAgggcttgcagagtttgcctacaacaacagctaccaatcgagtattcaaatgggttCGTATGAGGCCTTTTATGAGAGGCAGTGTTggtctccggttggttggtttgagtcgggtaaGGCTGGGCTATTaggtactgacttggttcagaatgctttggaaaaggttatgTTGATTCATGATCGGCTTCGCAAACGCATTCTAGAGGAAGATTTACGCCGATCAGAAGGTTTGTGACGTTGCCTACATGGTGGGGGAGAAGGTATTGCTCAGAGTTTCACGCATAAAGGGTGTTacgaggttcgggaagaaggggaAATTTAACATTCAgtatattggcccttttgaggttcttgagaggattggagaggtggcttacaagcttgcattgccacTTAGTCTATCGAGTGTTCATCCAGCGTTTTATGTTTCCATACTTTGGAAGTATttcggtgatccgtctcatgttttggacttcaacacggttcagttatataaggatttgacttatgatgtggagatggtggccattttggatcgacagattcgaaagttgaggtcaaagaatatagctttagtgaaagtatAGTGGAGAAGTCACCCagttgaggaggctacttgggagaccgagcgggagatgcgcagcagatatccacacctattttaGACTCCaagtatgattctagacccgttcgaggatgaacgtttgtttaagagggggagaatgtaacgacccggccggtcgttttgagtattttcgCCCCATTCTAccatttattacatattttatgTTAAtttgttgttatgtgacttgcgGGGGTGGTTGGTTAGGTTCTGAGGATGTTTCGAAATGacttgggacacttagtcctaagGTTGtaagcctaagttgaaagagttgaccgaatgttgacttatgtgtaaatgatcccgaaatggagttttgatggtccGCTAACTCCGTGTGaccattttggacttaggagtgtgtccgaatATTGATTTAGAGGTTCGTAGGTTGTTTTggagaaagttggaaaagttgaagtttggagagttgagaagtttgaccaagagttgactatGTTGTTACTAGGCTCGGATTTTtgtttcggaagttggaataggttcattctatcatttaagacttgtgtgcaaaattagaggtcaatcggagttggtttaataggtttcagcatcgattgtagaagttggaaatCAAATagttcaataggcttgaatttggATGCGATTTGTGTTTtagatgttgtttgatgtgatttgagggtttgACTAAGTCcctatgatgttttaggatgggttggtatgtttggatgggtATCGGGTCCTCAGGAGTGATTCGGATTGAAATCGGATCAAGAATTGGACTTGAGAAATTTTTGTGGACAGTTGTTCTAGTGTAACCACATCTGCGAAGGTTTAGCCGCAGGTGCGTAGCCGCAAAAGCATCCATGTAGGCACAGATGCGAGAGTTGGTGAGAAAGCCTGGGACCGGAGGTACGGAAGAAAGTCCGCAGAAGCGCCTTCCGCGCAAGAAGGTCCGCAGAAGCGCAAACGGGTAGGAAGGTGTGGGGTAGCAGAAGCGGAAGGACTCCGCAGGAGCGGAAGCACGGGAGCGGGTGTGACCCGCACAAGCGGTCCCGCAGGTAGGAGgagggaaccgcaggtgcgattgGTCGGGGGCTTAAGTGAGTTTCGTAGGTGCGGAACTAGCAGATGCAGTTCTGCAGAAGTGGATCATGGACCAGAGGTGCGAAAGTGCTGGTAGTGTTATAATTCAAAAGGGTTCCGAGTTTTCTTCATTTGTGGACTTTGCAAGCTCGGCTAGTGGCGATTTTTTAGAGGGGTTTCACTAAATTTCAAGAGGTAAGCAACTTTTGGTCATCTTTATTCATTAATATTGAATACCCATTGAATTTTCCACATAGATTAGGTgtttttgaggtgaaatttggagaactttggaCTAGTGATTTGAGAGTGAGATTTAGAGGATTGAAGGTTGATTTGTcgccggaattggataattttgtaATAGTTAGACTCATTATTGAATGGATGTTCgaattttgtaaattttatcgagttccgagacgtgggcctagggttaacttttttggttgactttttagCTTTGGTTAAAAGAACTTAGCTTTCTCGTATGAAATTAATTCCTATAGCTAGTATTGATTGTATTAAGctatttgtggctagattcgagtcgttcgAAGGCCGATTCGCGAGGCAAGGACTTGTTAGAGTAGGGATTTgcgtggtttgaggtaagtaacatttctaaactttgtactgagggtatgaatccctggATTTCGTGTTATATGGTTGGtgttaaggtgacgcacatgctaggtgacagacGTGTGGGCGTGTATCATAGTAATTGTGACTTGGTTGATCCCGTGGTACCGTGTAGTTATCAAACCTTATTGCCATTCATGTAATCCTTACGTGTTAGAGTAATTGAGCTGCAATCCATGTTTGAATCATGTTTAGCCTATATGTTTATTCCGTTGGGACCTAGTGAGGTTATTTCTACTATTgaattatttgcttaaattgaaaTTACACACTCAATCATAttcattcatttgcatatcatatttcagtctctgttatcatttgttgtcacatcatgttatcattgtttgggctgattggcatgagatttgtgagcacaagagactggagagattgatgactgagttgggGATTAAGGGTCGGATGGTGAGTGATattgatgggatcgggctgcacaccgcaacaggctttattgattcatgatgggatcgggttgcacgccgcagcaggtatttgattcatgatgggatcggtttgcacgccacaacaggttTTATTAGCGCTTGGGCAGAATCCGCCCGTTcggagtctgacataccagcaATGAGCGCAGGTACCATACAGTGTTGAGTGATTTAGTGTGATGAGTGAGAGTTGAGACAGTCAGATGGAGTACCCTGAGAGCGTGAGTAGATGGGAGTATCATTGTGATGCATTGCATTTGATATGCGTATTTGTTTATGTAGGCATAGATATGTAGCATTCTTCATGGTAGCTATACTTGACATATTTTACCGGTATTGAGcttaatttttgaattttaaagcATGTCTATATTTCTGTACTTTGTATAAACTGACTATGAGATATCTCTAAGTATTATTGTCATTTCCCTGTTATACTTGTACTATTATTATCTGGATTTGGACTGTACCTTTCTGAGCTCGTCACTGCTTCAGCCCAAGGTTAGTTCTGTTACTTATTAAGTATAttgggtcgattgtactcatactacactctgcacttcgtgtgcaggtCCAAGTACATCTGGACCCGATGGTTGCTAGGCTTGGAGCATTACCTGTTGGAAACTTGAGGTAGCTGCTTTGGCATCCGCAAACCTAGACTCTTCTTTTTCTCAGTTTATTTAGCACTGTTCAATCTTTCCAGATAGTTGTATTAGAAGTTTTGACTACGTCGTTATTTAATAGCTCATGTACTAGTAAACTGTGTTTCTTAGAATTCAAATTAAAAGTTACACTTGTACACTTGAATATGATATGGAAGATATTCGAGttataatcaaaaccaaaatcaTTAAGTTATAAAATCATACATCTTTTAAGTATAATAGACGGTAAGTATTCGAGTATCTGGAAGTGCATCGATCAagcaaatctatccaaaataaacGGCATGATCTTCTCCCTTTTACAGGCCTAGAGAGTTGGTGAGGACTGTGAGCGGGGTTCTTGGGAttgggggggtgggggtgggtggGGAGACCAACAAAAACTTAGCTTGGACTACTGGTGTGAATTACAAGTTATAGTTATCTTGTCCAAGATCCCTAAGTGCATCAGTTGCAGCATTCTTACAGCTCTTGTGATTCATCTTGGCCTTTCTGATGAGCTTCTCAATGCCATTACCAAGCAAAATAGTTCTGAAAACAAAACATGAAGTAATTTCATCAAGGAGCTTCACAATGTCAAAACTACTTATTTCCTAGGAAACTGGCTGACAAAAAACTTACCAGCACCCAATGTTTGCACCAAACCACATAATTTTACCATGATGTGGTGACATTAAGGTGAGAATATATATAAACTAATCAGGATAAAGTGATTAAAGTATAAGTAAAAGATATATAATGCACAATTTGTTTGCTACAGATGCCGGGTGCGGAAAGTTTTTTTTGGCAGTCTACCCTTACAAACTGGCACACCATATGCTTAACATATcagcagaaagaaaataaaaagtctAGTGGCACTTGCCTGTTTTCTGGATTCCTAACCACAAGATTTCGAATCATGAAACAACAGCTTTTTAGCAGTTGCTCTGATTCTGGAAACCTCTGCATAGCTTGGATAACAGTATCACCAGCTCCAGCTTCAACTGCACGGGCAGCATTATTTGGAGACCTCAAGGACAGTACGGTAATCATAGACATGACCTGGAAAATGGAAAGAGCATCAAAGAGGTGTTATGGTGACAAAATTGTGTACATGCAGATAGTCCTGTTTTCAAGTATAACCATCACCGCATCAACATTTTCCACCACCAGTCACTAGCTGAAACTTGTGTGTAAtatattatataaataaaatatagtaTCAGAGTGAAACTAAAAAGAAATAACTACTCGTATGGCTACACTTTTAACCTTCTGAAGCTTCTAACTAACGAGGTGGTTGGAAGGGTATGACCGGAAGAAAAATGTGACGAAGTGTTACACTAATCGGCTTTCCCTCAATTGTTGTAGATTATCATTATTGGGCGACAGGTTCCAAAAATTGCAGTAGCTTCCATACTAGATATTCCCCTTTGCTGGTACTCTTTTCATCCacagaaagagatacaaaagaaggaaaatatatatatatatatattcttaggTGATTCTTTCAAGTCATCATATAAAAAGGGGGTTCTCTTAACATTGATTCAGTCAGTCAATTGATGGAGGTCTTTGATATCCAGCCATACCTCTCCATGCCACCCTTTTCTAGAGAATAGTGATTTGGAGAAAATTTATGTAACAGCTAATGGTATTACCTCTTGTAGCATAGACGGATCATCAGAAAATCTTGTTGCAAGTTTAATAAGCTTGTCCATGCCACCCTTTTCTACAATAGCACTCTTGTTTATGTCACTTCCTGCCAACTGCTCACTATAATatattaaaatttaattttaagtAGGAAGACAAATAGCAGATAATCAGTTCATGAGGACCAAAAGAAAGCTGAAGTTACATGCACAGGTTGAAACATGATTCAGATTATTCAATCTACTAAACACGAAAAATTCAATTTGTATATCAGAAACTAAATCTAAAGTGTACAAATATGCTATGACCAAAACTTCTGAGACAATTGGGACTTCTGTCTACACCAATACATAGGCACAATCAGCTGCTAAAATTAGCCAATCTGCCATATCAAAAGGAATCATGCTTACATTACCAAATTTTCATGGAAGATGAGCATATATGTTTGAATAAATAATCAACTTTGCACCTTAGATAACAAGGAGCAACAAGTTCTGGCCACAACTTTTTCACCCTGTTCACTGCTGTCATCTATGCATCGAAGAGTTGCATCTATACCACCATTATCAGCAACAGCTCTGCATATTTCATCCTGAAGCCAAAATTAGGACAGAATAACAATTAGGAACTATAAAAAAACTGACTCAAACTTACAAGTCCCTGACTACAGGAAAAATTTTATGATCATCAGTTTGTTATTAGTGGAGCCAACGGCAGCTAAGAGAACTTACAACTaatgccttgccacctagctgaGTACATGCTAGATGCAGTTGCtgattaaaaaaaattcttctaAGGGTTGAAATAATATTCACTTCCTCAAGATAGTAATATTTCCTTCAGAGCTCATTTATTTTTATTGCACCTTGCATAAGATAATTTATACCTTAATACTGCTAGTCAAGGTACACATTGTGTATTATGACTAAAGTAGCAATCTTCCAAAACAAGATGAGTCATCAAAGTGACAATtagcaataaaaataaaaatgagaaattGACAATTAGCTCCTGAATATGATCGGTTAACATCATTCTGTACCTTTAATACATGAGGACTAGTGAAAAAACCATCTCCTGATTTAAAGACTCATAAGCCCATCTAACGGGGTTAGTCAGTTGACGACAATACTGCAGAGAAAATTTGATTAACTACAGTTAATGTGGATCTATGTTAGCATACAACAACTATCACTTACAGGGAGGGAGAGTGCCCAGATATGAAAAGGATAGtgtatttcttttatttattgttgaaGGTAGTAGTTTATTGATTCCAGCAACAAGTGTTGCAAGATAATCGTATGAGGGCGTACATTACGAATAGTGTAATGTCTAAAAGGGATAGTGTATTATGACAGATCCAAGGAAGATTTAAGTTTAAGGGCTTTAAGAATGCCGATATGCAAAATGCAAAGTATATAATTAACATATTCCTTGAGTCTTGAATATATTTCTTACATTATTCAGTACTTACATTAACAGCAACAGCCTTCAAAGCGATGCTTGCAGACACTAGACTAGGCGACTTTATCCCTTCATGAAGTGAACCAACAAGCGCTTCGACAATTCCAATTTTGGCAAACCTTCTGGCGTACCCGTAAACCTACAGTTGAGAACGATAACATTACACAAAGTCTCACTGTTTAAAGCAAGCCTTACAAATGTAAAAAATTCAATCATGATTGTTAAAGCCATATACTCTCTTAAGGTCGGCCTACCATACCAATTCAACCAACTCCCACCCCAGTTGATATCTTCATAACCCAGAACATTCATAAATCAGTAAATAAGTGGATCTAGGATAAGCAGTTCAAGTTCCATATTAATACAGCATCCTCCATTTGAATGCATAGTTGGTTTATCTGGAGTCAAGGGTCATTGATCTGCAGTTCAATCATTGGGTCAGCAATAATGGATtcactaaaaatatatttttctcctCAAATACGAATGTATAGTTGCTTAATTGAAAGTCAATTTGAACAGGTTTGAGAGTTAAATAAAAAGATGAAGCTGCAAATCTTCACTTTTAAAGAAAACTGGTCAGAGATGATCAAGCTTAAACTTTGAAGAGCGATCTGTGTCATTTATTTTGCCACAAAAGAACTTATAATCTAACAATTTACTTCGTACTTCACAGTACCTTTTTGGTTCTACATTTAGTATATTTACTTTACATATTAAAAAAAACTAAGAATTTTGTCAAAATATGATGTACGACTAGCATAATGCAGCTCCTATTCAGGTGATATAATCAAGGTTGTCTGGAAATATAAAATAGGGAGAAATCTTCAGTTTTCTATAGTTCATGTGGTAATGACTGAATTGCTTTTGTCAGAAGTGAGCGTCGATGCAACGATACAACCTGAAAGACTGCTCGCTCAGAAGTGGTGCTTTTGGGAACTTCATCATATACTGGTCCAGGTCATAGATCATATTTATCTTGTTCAGTTTCAAAAATTAGCTTGATCCCAAACTTATTAAAGAATAGAATAGGTTGCACAAATCTATCCATGTTAAGTATTCCACCTGTATTATGGTGACAAAACTCAAGGgccgtttggtaggatgcattagataaaataatacatgcattagctttgtgtattaataataccttgtttggtagacattttgaacTTATCCATTAGTTATggaagcattagttatacatcctatttggtattatgcataactaatgcatagaaaatcatggtattagcaatgcaatgggttttaatgcatgcattagcttagttaaagacaaagttgtccttcaaaatttatgcttgattaaaatatgctagttattaTATTAATGCTCGATCTCCGAAAGCGTTTTCCTTCCCCCGCCGCACCTCCCTCCCAAgtttaaaataatccaaatagtgagaaataaaattatatctctagtaaataaataaatacttagcatatattttttttataaataaatatttagctCTATATTaaaatataggtagacaaatcaaataagtttttttaaactttttcatataaaaacatttctcaacatatgtttctttcaAAAAGTTAGAGTGATGGACTggttttgagggcatttttgtaaacaagcaATTCTTTTAGAAACTGTGCAAtgttttaatacatcaaaccaaacaatggataagaaatatgtcagcataaccaataccagcataactaataccagtaTTACTAATACACCCTATTCAACATTATttttatgcaccctaccaaacgacccctcagTGGTATTAAAGGCGAAAAGTGCAAAAAACCTCTAAGGTCCgttggggctttaagcgcaaagcgcAAATAAAGCGTGGGTTTTAATGAAAAAAGGCACAACTGGAGAAAAAGTATAAATATGTATGTGTAGTccacaagaggggttgctctgatagtaagcaacctccacttccaaccaagaggttgtgagttcaagcctccccaagagcaaggtgagaagttcttggagggaagaatgtcgagggtctatttggaaacaacctctctaccccagggtaggggtaaggtctgcgtacacactaccctcccgaaaccccactaagtgggattatactgggttgttgtgtagtccaagactaataattataaacatgaataacaaacatatagacaaagaaattgaaaaaaatttACAATAAAGTGAAATTCAATTTTTTAATGTCGCCTTTTCAGGATTACACTCATTAGCAAGGAAACGTATGCCTTAGAGCCTTGATGCGACACTAAAGCGCCCACAAAGCGAGGCAAAGcgctcaacatgttttgagcctcgcttcaGGGCTTTAAGCTCGCCTTTGACAAAACTCTGGATCTGATGAGCAATTAACATGAAATAGCAACTACTACTTTAATGTTTACTTACTTCAGAGGCCACAACACGATTATCATCAGATGTTAGCAAGACTCGTAAAGCGTCATATAAATAAGGAATGCTCCCCCTACTATATTCTCTTAAACATTGAAGAATCAGCTCATCAATTTTCAAGTTCATAAATGCCTCCTTGAGGACCGCATTACCAGTTGCAGCTGCAGAAACAACAGACAATCCGCTGTTCAAGATGCTTATGTTTTCTTTCCTATTGTTTAGGATATTCATAACCATCTTTGGACCATTACTCTCTCTAAACATTTCAGTGCTCTGTAGATCTGCACATGATACAATTATGCATATTAGACATTTACCACAGATAATATCAACTTTCCCATTTAGACAAAAGGGCATGAAGAACTGCCAAAATATTCAACCATAATTTTACAAGTATGGAACTGATATTTAGGCAGTATGAGTCACATATCTATGTGTCATCTCATAAGCAAATCAAAATcataaaaacaacaacaacaacaacacacccaatgtaatcccacaagtgggaagcgaatgaaaattaaaaattatgaCTTGAGAAATTTCTACATTACGACTTTCAAAATATTACAACACTCACTAAGCATAATCATTTCATCCTCTAAACCTGCTAGTGATGCATGAAAGTGTAAATAGATGCTGTCATATCCAAATAATGTACTAACGACTAATGCTTCAGATAAGAAGTAGGAACTAGGATTTGCTTTCTCAAAAGCACAATCAGCTCAAAAACCTTCATTTTCTGTTTGTGCTAGACGCATGCCTCCAGTAAATTACACAGAACAACTGAACAGATACAAAAAAGATCCACAATTTTAACCTAATTAAAAGCATTCGTTGTAAAACACTAAAACTATAAGTAAACATTTCATTAACAAGAACAAGAACTAGAATTGCGATGTTCAGTTTCACGGCCAATATAAAATAGTGGAGTAAGAAAACATCTATATGTGCTGAAAATCTGACAGCATGTGACTGAAAAAAAGGATGTATTACGTCCAGCATCTCACTATttattatttcttcttctttaaaaTAATTGAAAAGTAACAAAGTCATTAAACTTACGCATAAATTCCAATAACACGCATTCCCTCAAAGAAAATTAATGTACTTAAAATATGTGTCATACCATGAAGTAAAGAAGCCAACGTCTTCAGAGCTGAAACAAGGCCCTGATCGAATCCACTCCCAAGTTTACAACATATGGAACACACCAATCCTACAGCACCATTCTTAGTTGCTATAGCAGCATTTCCTGATCCATCAACATTACACACATCATTTAACTTATCTAACCATTCAATAATTTGCTTCACGTCGCTCTTATCCCCGTCTCCCTGCTTCCAATCACGATCCAATTCCTTCAGCCTCTCAAGTGATTGAATTACCGGATTTTCCTCCCCAGATCCCGAAACGCTAGTCACAATACCTGAGAATGAACATGAAACAGACTGAAGTAAGATTTAGTgagaagagaggggggggggggagtctGTTACAGAAACTAAAAATACCGGAGAGATCGACGCCTTGGAGAGATAGGGTTTGAATGGCGTCTTCAAGGGCTTCTGTTGGGTCCATTCCAAGATCTTCAATATTTTCTTTCACTAATTCATCGAAGGCTTGTTGAGATATTGTGCGACCGGAGTTCGGTGGGGCCATATTCGCCGTCTACAGCGATCGATTGCTCGGTGCACTAACCACGAGTCTGAAACGGTAATAGGGAAATCGCCGGCGggaagctgaagaaagagagTGCGGGAGATGACTTGGAATTTTTGAATCAAACAGACGTCGGTCCACAGAATATTGGGCTGATTGGCCCAATTTCCTCATGGACAAGCCCATGACCAAATTGGTGAGGCAAATgggaaaaaatcagaaatagtcaTATTTACCATTAATAAtggaaaaatagccacagttttaaaagtaatcgaatttTAGCTATTCTTTATGTAAAGttaaaatttgaataaaaatactcttaaaaatctgaaaatatttcagcataatatgctggaattcgatttttttacatatgagcttccaacataatatgctggaatttgATAATGTGATGTAGTAccatcataatatgctggaagtttatatggAGTTCCATAATCCCGTATATTATGCATGAATTTttcgtgtgttggagttccatcACAATATATTTGAAGTTTATATgcaggagctccataatccagcatattatgctggaacttttcgtgtttcaGCAAAACAATGGCTATCTTTCAATGACTTTCGCAAATGTTGGCTATGTTTTaattaccagtccgaaaactgaatagcccgtgctattttgacGAGgcaaatatagttctattaagaaAGGGATTTTTTTCCCTATAGTTacaaaactaaaacaatattTATCTGTTTTAGCTAGGCTTttctatttataaaaaataacaagagttatttataaaatatatataaattcggtattcacaatttatatacaacttTTAGAATTTGGTCAAAAACTATAATTTACATACAACTTATACCAGTGTTTTAAAAGGCTTTGTTGTGACTCGCCTTGGGAAATTGCTCTGGAGCGAGGCAACATAAAAATGCCCCGAGCTCATAGGTGGAGCTTAGTTCTATGAGACTTACGCCCCTAATGAACTTTTGAGTATATGTTGATTAATTTATTCAATATCTGGCTAATTTCGGAGTGTTTGGCACCGACTTGAGGCTTTTAGGGTGATTTGAGGACTGGAAAGTGAACTTGGGATTGAGATAaatctcttgcctaaccttgtgagAGAGAATTTACCCCATCGGTGTTTAAATTGTTATTTGCTACTAATTGTGGGTTCTATGTATGGACGAAGTGACGAGAGCCCGAGCGTAGCTACAAATCATGCTTATGTCTGGGTAGTTTAGGACTCTATCATGTAATACTTGTATTATTTGCACTCTACTTGTTATTTAAGTGCTTGAATTATATTGAAACTTGATAAAGGATTCGAAAAGACCAAATTTCATTTACTTTAAGTTTTGACGGGTTACTTGACTGTTGGTAGAAGTTGTGCCTCCTTGTGTATTAGTCTTGTAATAACCGTTAAATCGTAGTTCGTAGAATATTCTCTCTTCTTGTGGAGTGGGCCGAACGCCTCAACAGtgtaatagatgtatctatggttcatGTCGGTCGATCCTCGACAGTGTACACATTATTCTAGATCGGACCATATGACCTTGGCATAAATTGTGCGTGATAATGCTCGGAGTCCGATTACACTTAATATTACTTACATGACTTGAGACATAATTTACTTGATTGCTCGTATTTGTTGAAGTCAGTATGTGTTAATTGGAGATCTTAATTGACATCTAGTTAAAGAATCACTTATTTATTGTTCATTATCGCGTTATTATTATTGATGTACTCTATGCCTATTTAGAATTTCTGTACTTTATTTATTGGCCCATAGTAAGtatcgatgtcgacccctcgtcactacttcttcgaggttagaccaAATGCTTACTGGGTATATGCTATTTATGTACTCGTGCTACACTTCTACACAACCCGTGCACGATTTGAGACATGTACATATAGCGGTCATTTAGGCGTGTACCACCATTACACTGAGACATAGTGGTGAGCTGTTCTCTGTGCTTGTTTGGCAAAGCCCTGtagtctctcttttgtatttattttttatctatCTTATACCAGACAATAGTATATgaggttttgtatattctactagttgctcatATGCTTatgagttgtgacaccaggttttggggatATTCTAGTAGACACCTTATGGTTTTGAGTATTAAATTCACTGTATTTACTCTTTCATTAGTTTATACTTTACTTTTTTGTAAATTCCTACTAATcattcttttaataaataaaattaaatactttgaaattattaAAAAGAACAAATACATGACTAGTTcacagttggcttgcctagcggtgaCGTTGGGTACCATCACGAcctatagggaaaattgggtcgtgatagCTTGGTATCAGAAGACTAGGTTC
This sequence is a window from Nicotiana sylvestris chromosome 3, ASM39365v2, whole genome shotgun sequence. Protein-coding genes within it:
- the LOC104231289 gene encoding uncharacterized protein produces the protein MAPPNSGRTISQQAFDELVKENIEDLGMDPTEALEDAIQTLSLQGVDLSGIVTSVSGSGEENPVIQSLERLKELDRDWKQGDGDKSDVKQIIEWLDKLNDVCNVDGSGNAAIATKNGAVGLVCSICCKLGSGFDQGLVSALKTLASLLHDLQSTEMFRESNGPKMVMNILNNRKENISILNSGLSVVSAAATGNAVLKEAFMNLKIDELILQCLREYSRGSIPYLYDALRVLLTSDDNRVVASEVYGYARRFAKIGIVEALVGSLHEGIKSPSLVSASIALKAVAVNDEICRAVADNGGIDATLRCIDDSSEQGEKVVARTCCSLLSKLAGSDINKSAIVEKGGMDKLIKLATRFSDDPSMLQEVMSMITVLSLRSPNNAARAVEAGAGDTVIQAMQRFPESEQLLKSCCFMIRNLVVRNPENRTILLGNGIEKLIRKAKMNHKSCKNAATDALRDLGQDNYNL